Proteins found in one Magnolia sinica isolate HGM2019 chromosome 5, MsV1, whole genome shotgun sequence genomic segment:
- the LOC131246556 gene encoding U-box domain-containing protein 44-like — MLSLDMAVDPMTLVISSVQELCTRIAKGAMELQDEAEDVMIDKESFRQFSNYISEIKILLQTLHAGRVEATVGSTSTKETLQALESQLREACKIIEKYKSGSRLRLLLNCESVLSQMGQLALEIANTVSLLGTANLNTVLSLKSKIDQIVGGLQSMEFKYAAKTEAIVSEIERLMAQNGRNREHTVRLLQKVAEAVGVGQNASLVRTELELLKQEKEEMEAQKKQAEALQLSQLMQFLNSSGLASGRRGERTAASSLQDPTPFMCPLCNEVMEDPVVINCGHGFERRVILEHFDRGERTCPICGEELQSLDLIPNHTLRSTIQEWRQRDMDAKLHNAVAAIASDDPDVVNQALEDLQDLMKAAQYRAAVTEQKIIPRIVELLEGTSDVTTKAALKCLCYLANYSDDNKEAIAEAGAIRYIMKHFYRGEVEPDAVSVLIELSQKEALAEQIGKATDCIPFLVSLLQNCNPDISQKAEKVVENLSYNTHFVIKMAEARHFQPFVIRFSQGPQETQASMALTLLKMQLDDNSMKIFEDKRFVGPLVRLLSSSSPACKSACLQTIKKLSVYPGIAKQILAENATIPDLLGLISIYSSEQQWKQIAAEAITSLVEASDLSDFQTNSKLQELHSEHNISVFLNFAIGSVPQTKAQFWRLLLMIGNKSETARNLIRTDDSAMAHLFSSLNEDHPEVTRQTLKLIYCIANNHPDGVPLPPSPAKEAAINALVAIFTRSPDNEDRSMAAGIISQLPADDTAIDGILRKSEALKAIREVICTADNDRDMGFNASMAPDGSLLENALAALLRYTEPTKPDLRRQLSELELYPSLVRVLSRGSSIAKQRTATALAHLSQSDISSVSSSSITVSTRDSFMSLLWLTRHLPNTSWCCSSSPAWQWGLCSVHGSVCSSRHEFCLIKANAVKPLVKTLSETESGAAEAALLALESLLKDDNTLLRAATEIVKSQGVVGILEVLEKGSLPAKEKALDLLQKISEHIDIKSMFRRSERILIQLLHDESLKKKAALILRQMDVISKQSSYF, encoded by the exons ATGCTCAGTTTAGACATGGCTGTTGATCCAATGACCTTGGTGATCAGTTCTGTTCAGGAGCTCTGTACCCGGATTGCAAAGGGAGCGATGGAACTCCAAGATGAAGCAGAAGATGTGATGATTGATAAGGAGAGCTTCCGGCAGTTCTCTAATTACATTTCCGAGATAAAAATCCTTCTACAGACGTTACATGCTGGGAGAGTTGAGGCCACAGTGGGATCAACATCCACCAAAGAAACCCTACAGGCCTTGGAGTCTCAGCTCAGGGAAGCCTGCAAGATCATCGAAAAGTACAAGTCCGGGAGCCGGCTACGGCTCTTACTGAATTGCGAATCTGTGCTCTCACAGATGGGGCAATTGGCACTGGAGATTGCCAACACTGTCTCCTTGTTGGGCACAGCCAATCTCAATACAGTTCTTAGCCTCAAATCCAAGATTGATCAGATCGTCGGTGGCCTCCAGTCGATGGAATTCAAGTATGCAGCCAAGACAGAAGCCATCGTATCAGAGATTGAGAGATTGATGGCCCAAAATGGGCGGAACCGTGAACACACCGTCAGGCTCCTGCAGAAGGTTGCGGAAGCCGTTGGGGTGGGCCAGAACGCATCGCTGGTGCGGACCGAGCTGGAGCTGCTGAAGcaagagaaagaagagatggaAGCACAGAAGAAGCAGGCTGAGGCCCTCCAGCTATCACAGCTGATGCAGTTTCTGAACAGCTCAGGACTAGCCTCAGGCAGGAGGGGTGAGAGGACCGCCGCAAGCAGCCTACAAGATCCTACTCCGTTCATGTGTCCTCTGTGCAATGAGGTGATGGAGGACCCAGTCGTCATCAACTGCGGTCATGGCTTTGAGAGACGGGTGATCTTGGAGCATTTTGATAGAGGagagagaacatgtcccatctgCGGGGAGGAGCTCCAGTCTCTGGATCTGATACCGAACCACACTCTCCGAAGCACTATACAGGAATGGAGGCAGCGGGACATGGATGCGAAGCTGCATAATGCAGTGGCAGCCATTGCTTCCGATGATCCCGATGTGGTAAACCAAGCCCTAGAAGACCTTCAAGATCTGATGAAGGCAGCCCAGTACAGAGCTGCAGTTACGGAACAAAAGATCATCCCCAGGATTGTCGAGTTGCTGGAAGGCACGAGCGATGTAACCACCAAAGCAGCTCTCAAATGCCTCTGCTACCTTGCCAATTACAGCGATGACAACAAG GAAGCCATTGCCGAAGCGGGGGCCATCCGCTACATCATGAAGCATTTTTACAGGGGCGAAGTGGAACCTGATGCAGTCAGCGTCTTGATAGAGCTGTCACAGAAAGAAGCACTGGCAGAGCAAATCGGGAAGGCCACAGATTGTATTCCTTTCCTCGTCTCTCTACTCCAAAACTGCAACCCAGACATCTCACAGAAAGCAGAGAAGGTAGTGGAGAACCTCTCCTACAACACCCATTTCGTCATCAAGATGGCCGAGGCCAGGCATTTCCAGCCCTTCGTCATCCGCTTCAGCCAAG GGCCTCAGGAGACCCAAGCCTCGATGGCTTTGACCCTACTGAAGATGCAGCTTGATGACAACAGCATGAAGATCTTTGAGGACAAGCGATTTGTGGGCCCGCTCGTTCGGCTGCTCTCCTCGAGCTCTCCTGCCTGCAAATCTGCATGTCTTCAGACCATCAAGAAGCTCTCCGTCTATCCTGGAATAGCAAAGCAGATTCTGGCAGAGAATGCCACAATTCCGGACTTGCTTGGCCTCATTTCCATTTACAGCTCAGAACAGCAGTGGAAGCAGATCGCTGCAGAGGCCATCACTTCCCTTGTTGAGGCCAGTGATCTCTCTGATTTCCAGACGAATTCAAAGCTGCAAGAGTTGCATTCGGAGCACAACATCAGCGTCTTCCTGAACTTTGCAATTGGTTCTGTTCCTCAAACCAAGGCTCAGTTCTGGCGCCTGTTACTCATGATTGGCAACAAGTCAGAGACGGCCAGGAACCTGATACGGACTGATGATAGCGCAATGGCCCACCTCTTCTCATCCCTAAATGAGGACCATCCCGAGGTCACCCGACAGACACTGAAGCTCATATACTGCATTGCAAACAACCACCCTGATGGGGTTCCTCTCCCACCATCACCTGCCAAGGAGGCTGCGATCAATGCCCTTGTAGCCATCTTCACCAGGTCACCTGACAACGAAGACCGATCAATGGCTGCGGGAATCATCAGCCAGCTTCCGGCTGATGACACCGCAATCGACGGCATACTCCGCAAGTCTGAAGCCCTGAAAGCCATCCGTGAAGTGATCTGCACTGCCGACAATGACAGGGATATGGGGTTCAATGCGTCCATGGCCCCGGACGGGTCCTTGTTGGAGAATGCTCTAGCAGCGCTGCTCCGCTACACGGAACCCACCAAGCCAGACCTACGAAGGCAGCTGAGTGAGCTCGAGCTGTACCCATCACTTGTCCGTGTGCTCTCGAGGGGCAGCTCGATCGCCAAACAGCGGACTGCAACCGCGCTGGCCCACCTATCCCAATCTGACATTTCATCCGTCTCCAGCTCTTCCATCACAGTCTCAACAAGAGATAGCTTCATGTCATTGCTGTGGCTAACCAGGCACCTCCCAAACACATCTTGGTGCTGCTCTTCCAGCCCTGCGTGGCAATGGGGCCTGTGCTCTGTCCACGGATCTGTGTGTTCATCAAGGCACGAGTTCTGCCTTATAAAGGCTAATGCAGTGAAACCGCTAGTGAAAACGCTGAGTGAGACAGAGTCTGGTGCGGCTGAGGCAGCTCTGCTGGCACTTGAGTCCCTGCTCAAGGACGACAACACACTCTTGCGCGCAGCCACAGAGATAGTGAAAAGCCAGGGTGTGGTGGGCATTCTTGAGGTGTTGGAGAAGGGATCACTACCTGCCAAAGAAAAGGCCCTTGACCTCTTGCAAAAGATTTCCGAGCACATCGATATCAAGTCAATGTTCCGGAGGTCAGAGCGCATCCTAATTCAACTTCTCCATGACGAATCACTCAAGAAGAAGGCTGCACTGATTCTTAGACAGATGGACGTCATCTCAAAGCAATCTTCGTACTTCTAA